GCCCAGGTCATTTCTGTTCAATTGACCGATGTAACCATCTAGTACATTTTATCTCCACAGGCCGGAACCTCTTGGCCCATGCCAAAAACAATAAGTGGAGTTACCCCCATGTCCCCTATCGTTCTGGTGCTTAACGGCCCGAACCTGAACCTGCTCGGCACCCGCGAGCCGGCGACTTATGGTCATGAAACCCTGGCGGACATTTCCGCGCTGTGTGGTCGCGCGGCTGACGAGTTCGGCCTGACCGTGGAATTTCGCCAGACCAATCATGAAGGCGAGCTGCTCGACTGGATTCACGCCGCGCGGGGGCGTTGCGCCGGGATCGTGATCAATCCGGCGGCATGGACGCACACGTCGGTGGCGATTCGCGATGCCTTGGTCGCCAGTGAGTTGCCAGTGATCGAGGTGCATCTGTCCAACGTGCATGCGCGCGAGCCGTTCCGTCATCATTCGTTTGTTTCGGGCATTGCCACAGCGGTGATGTGCGGATTCGGCAGCCATGGTTACCGCTTGGCGCTGGAGCATTTCAGTCAACGGTTAAAGGGATAAAGCCATGTCGCGCTCCAATGTAATACTCGCCGGTCTGATCGGGGCCGGTATTCAAGCTTCGCGCACTCCCGCACTGCACGAGCACGAAGGCGACGCGCAGGGCCTGCGTTATCTCTACCAACTTATCGACCTCGATCAATTGCGCCTCGACAGCACGGCGCTGCCCGATTTGCTGCAAGCGGCCGAGCGGATGCATTACACCGGGCTGAACATCACGTTTCCGTGCAAGCAGGCAATCATCCCGCTGCTCGATGAATTGTCGCCGGAAGCCCGAGGTATCGGCGCAGTGAACACGGTGGTGCTGAAAGACGGCAAGCGTGTCGGCCACAACACCGATTGCCTCGGTTTCGCCGAGGGTTTCCGCCGGGGTCTGACGGACGCTGCCCGCGAACGTGTCGTCCAGATGGGCGCTGGCGGCGCTGGTGCGGCGGTGGCCCACGCACTGCTCAGCGAAGGCGTACGGCAACTGACGATTTTTGATGTCGATCACGAGCGCGCGGAAAATCTGGCGAACAATCTGAATCAACATTTTGGTGCCGGCCGCGCGCAGGCCGGACGGGATTTGCCCTCGGCGCTGGCGCAGGCCGATGGGCTGGTCAACACCACGCCGATGGGCATGGCCAAGCTGCCGGGTACACCAGTGCCGGCCGGGTTGTTGCGCAAGGAAATGTGGGTGGCGGAGATCGTGTATTTCCCGCTGGAAACCGAACTGCTGCGCGACGCCCGTGCTTTGGGTTGCCGCACGCTGGATGGCGGCAACATGGCGGTGTTTCAGGCGGTGAAGGCGTTTGAACTGTTCAGCGGCGTGGCGGCGGATGCGCAGCGCATGCTTGAGCATTTTCAGAACATGAATGGCTGAGCCTTGCCGCTGCCCCTGTAGGAGTGAGCCTGCTCGCGATAGCATTCCGTCAGCCAATACATCTGTGGTCTGACACACCGCTATCGCGAGCAGGCTCACTCCTACAGGGGAACGTGTCAGGCCTGCAGGTAGCGCAACACCGATTCGCAGATCATCTCGCGGTGACGCTGCTTGATGGTTTCGTCCGGCAGGTCGATCTGGAAGATTTCCCCCAGCGTGTGGCGGTTCGACACGCGATAAAAGCAGAACGAACTGATCAGCAGGTGCACGTCCAGCGCATCGATGCCACGCCGGAACAAACCTTCGTCCGCCCCCCGTTGCAGAATCCCGCCCAAGGTGTCGAGGATCGTGTTGTTCAGCGCTTTGATCGCATCGGAACGCTTTACGTACTCGGCGTTGTGGATGTTTTCGATGCTGACGATGCGCACGAAATCGACGTTGTGGTCATGGTGATCGAAAGTGAATTCCACCAACCGACGGATCGCCAGCTCGGGCGTCAGTTCGTCCAGGTGCAGGCGGTTTTCCGTGCTGCGGATATCGCCGTAAAGCTTCTCCAGCACCTCGACGTACAATTGCTCCTTGCTGCCGAAGTAGTAATAGATCATGCGCTTGGAGGTGTGGATGCGCTCGGCGATCGCGTCGACGCGGGCACCGGACAGGCCCTGCTGGACGAACTCGACGATCGCCTCCTGCAGGATGTTTTCGCGGGTCTTTTCCGGGTTGTTCTTGCGACTCTTGCGCGGCACTGCGTCGGACTCGACAGCCGCGGCGGAAAGTTCTGAATTCATGGTCATCGCGGGCTCACGGCCATCACTGCACAAGCTGGCGATTATGGGCCGCGCGGGACAGTGAAGGAAGCCGCGCAGCCGGTGTTTAATCCCGCGTTTACGAATTCCCTACAACTTCGCCTGACGCACCGCGCCGCTGCGGGATTTAGCCATCGCCGCCAGCCGCACCGCAACGTTGGCCGCGCCGTAGCCGGCATAGCCATTCTTGCGCTGGATGATCTCGAAGAAGAAACGCCCCTCGAACGGCTCGGTGTAGACGTGAAACAACTCGCCGCCCTGGGCGTCACGGTCGTAGAGCACGTTGTAATAGGCCAGTTCGCTGAGGAATTCATCGTCGAAATCGAAGCGCGCCGCGAGGTCGTCGTAGTAATTCAGCGGTATGTCCAGCAATGGCACGCCGGCCTCTTTGGCGCGACTGACCTGGGCGAAGATGTCGTCACAATCGAAGGCGATGTGGTGCACACCGGAGCCGCGATAACTCGACAGCGCATGCGAAATGGCAGTGTTGCGGTTCTCGGAGATGTTCAGCGGCAGCCGGATCGAACTGTCGCGGCTACGCAGTGCGCGGCTCTTCACCAGGCCGTACGGATCGGGCAGCACCACTTCATCGTCGGCTTCGAAATCCAGCAGGCTTTTGTAGAACAGCACCCAACTGTCGAGGCTGTCGGCAGGCAGCGCCATGGCCATGTGATCGATACGCTTGAGGCCGCCGCCGGTCTGCGCGTCCGGCAACAGATTGAAATCGGTGCCGTACACGTCGGCGTCCTCATCGACCAGATAAATCAGGCTGCCGTCCGGTGCGCGCACCGCCGCCAGCTCCAGTTCATTCGGCCCGACCAGCCCGCGATAGGGCTGCCCCTTGTAAGCGACCGCGCGGGCCAGCGCACTGGCGCTGTCCTTGACCCGCACCGCCGTAGCGCACAGCGACGGGCCGTGGGCTTCGAAAAAGCTGTGGGCGAACGAATAAGGCTCGGAGTTGAGGATCAGGTTGATATCGCCCTGACGCAGCAGGC
This genomic interval from Pseudomonas koreensis contains the following:
- the aroQ gene encoding type II 3-dehydroquinate dehydratase; translation: MSPIVLVLNGPNLNLLGTREPATYGHETLADISALCGRAADEFGLTVEFRQTNHEGELLDWIHAARGRCAGIVINPAAWTHTSVAIRDALVASELPVIEVHLSNVHAREPFRHHSFVSGIATAVMCGFGSHGYRLALEHFSQRLKG
- a CDS encoding shikimate dehydrogenase, translating into MSRSNVILAGLIGAGIQASRTPALHEHEGDAQGLRYLYQLIDLDQLRLDSTALPDLLQAAERMHYTGLNITFPCKQAIIPLLDELSPEARGIGAVNTVVLKDGKRVGHNTDCLGFAEGFRRGLTDAARERVVQMGAGGAGAAVAHALLSEGVRQLTIFDVDHERAENLANNLNQHFGAGRAQAGRDLPSALAQADGLVNTTPMGMAKLPGTPVPAGLLRKEMWVAEIVYFPLETELLRDARALGCRTLDGGNMAVFQAVKAFELFSGVAADAQRMLEHFQNMNG
- a CDS encoding TetR/AcrR family transcriptional regulator — translated: MTMNSELSAAAVESDAVPRKSRKNNPEKTRENILQEAIVEFVQQGLSGARVDAIAERIHTSKRMIYYYFGSKEQLYVEVLEKLYGDIRSTENRLHLDELTPELAIRRLVEFTFDHHDHNVDFVRIVSIENIHNAEYVKRSDAIKALNNTILDTLGGILQRGADEGLFRRGIDALDVHLLISSFCFYRVSNRHTLGEIFQIDLPDETIKQRHREMICESVLRYLQA